A single region of the Neomonachus schauinslandi chromosome 3, ASM220157v2, whole genome shotgun sequence genome encodes:
- the LOC110570230 gene encoding 40S ribosomal protein S24-like has protein sequence MNDTVTIRTRKFMTNRLLQRKQMVIDVLHPRKATVPKTEIREKLAKMYKTTPDVIFVFGFRTHFGGGKTTGFGMIYDSLDYAKKNEPKHRLARHGLYEKKKTSRKQRKERKNRMKKVRGTAKANVGAGKK, from the coding sequence ATGAACGACACAGTAACTATCCGGACCAGGAAGTTCATGACTAACCGACTACTTCAGCGGAAACAGATGGTCATTGATGTTCTTCACCCCAGAAAGGCAACAGTACCTAAGACAGAAATTCGGGAAAAACTAGCCAAAATGTACAAGACCACACCAGATGTCATATTTGTGTTTGGATTCAGAACCCATTTTGGTGGTGGCAAGACAACCGGCTTTGGCATGATATATGATTCCttggattatgcaaagaaaaatgaacccaaacacagacttgcaagacatggcctgtatgagaagaaaaagacatcaagaaaacagCGAAAGGAAcgcaagaacagaatgaagaaagtcagggggACTGCAAAAGCCAATGTTGGTGCTGGCAAAAAGTGA